The DNA sequence TCGCCGACTCCGGTGCCCAGGCCGTACGCCTTGAGCACCGACTTCAGCGCCTGGTAGACCTCGGCACCCCAGCGCACGGCCTCGCGGAAGCTCGCCGCGCCCACGGGCGCGATCATGAACTCCTGGATGTCGACGTTGGTGTCGGCGTGGGCGCCGCCGTTGAGGATGTTCATCATCGGCACCGGCAGCACGTGTGCGTTGGGGCCGCCCATGTAGCGGAACAGCGGCAGGCCCGACTTGTCGGCCGCGGCGTGGGCCACGGCCAGCGACGCGCCGAGGACGGCGTTGGCGCCCAGCCGCGACTTGCCCGGGGTGCCGTCCAGTTCGATTAGGGCGCGGTCGATCAGCCGCTGCTCCTCGGGGGCGAAGCCGAGCAGCTCGTCGCCGATGTCGTCGTTGGCGGCGGCCACCGCCTTCTCGACGCCCTTGCCGCCGAAGCGGTCGCCGCCGTCGCGCAGCTCGACCGCCTCGAACCGCCCGGTGGACGCGCCGCTGGGAACCGCCGCTCGGGCGGTGGTCCCGTCGTCGAGCAGGACCTCGACCTCGACCGTCGGGTTACCGCGGGAGTCGAGGATCTCCCTCGCCTGCACTGCCTCGATCGACGACAACGTTGCAACTCCTTCGATTCGCGTGCGGTCCCGGCTCAAGCGCTTACGCGGATGGGACATGGCAGGCGCGCACCTGTTGGCGCGCCCTGCCCGCACCCCGTGCGATCCGCCCCGAGCCAAGGGCGTGTGTGGCGTGTGCGACGGGCGCCGGCCGCTTACCGCCGACCGCCCGCACAGGCGGCGCCGCGCATGCCGCGGTCCGCCTGCAGACCCGTCAACCGACACCCTAGCGAGTGGCCCCTGCCGCGGTCTCCCCCGCCGCCGGAAATTGGTCTAGTCCATACCGGCACGCTCCCGGCTCCGCCCCGCGCGAGCAGCCGCGACGAAGCATCGGAGCTTCGTGCCGCGGCCGCGCCGCGACACGCCCGGATGCCCGAGTCCGACCGGCGAGCGAAACGTCTCGCCGACACCGGTCGAACTCCCCGTGAACACCCGCTGCGCAGCGGGAAACACCGGCGGAGTCGACCGCCGCGGGAGGGCCGCGCGCTCGGCCCGACCGGCGGCATAGCGCATATCCCTACTAAAGAGGTATAAATAGAGGTGTTGAGATGACAGCCGGACCAGGGAAGGCCGCCCGCTTATGCAGACCCTCGTCATCCTGGGTTTCGTCGGCCTCCTGGCCCAGCTCGTCAACGGCAGCCTGGGCATGGGCTACGGCATCAGCACCACCAGCGCGCTGCTGGTCATCGGCACCAGTCCGGCGCTCGCCTCGGCGACCGTGAACCTCTCGCAGGTGGGCTCCCAGATCGCCTCTGGTTTCGCACACTGGCGGTTCGGCAACGTCGACTGGGCCGTGGTCTGGCGCATCGCCGTGCCCGGAGCGCTGGGCGCCTTCGTCGGCGCGGTCTTCCTCAGCCGGCTGTCCACCGAGGCGGCGGGCCCGCTGATGTCGACGATCCTGCTCATCCTGGGCACCTACCTGCTGGCGCGCTTCACTTTCCGCGAACTGCCCCGGCCCGACCTCGGGCGGCCGCTGCGCGCCGGGTTCCTGGCCCCCGTCGGCCTGTTCGCCGGGTTCATGAACTCCACCGGCGGCGGCGGATGGGGCCCCGTGGGCACGTCGGCGCTGCTGGCCAGCGGGCGGCTGGAGCCGCGCAAGGTAATCG is a window from the Streptomonospora litoralis genome containing:
- a CDS encoding sulfite exporter TauE/SafE family protein; the encoded protein is MQTLVILGFVGLLAQLVNGSLGMGYGISTTSALLVIGTSPALASATVNLSQVGSQIASGFAHWRFGNVDWAVVWRIAVPGALGAFVGAVFLSRLSTEAAGPLMSTILLILGTYLLARFTFRELPRPDLGRPLRAGFLAPVGLFAGFMNSTGGGGWGPVGTSALLASGRLEPRKVIGSISVGESAVVIAGSIGFAIGLGLGGINLTWVAAMLLGGLLAAPIAAWLASHVPARMLGSLVGGLIIFTNTRVLLDSDAVGASTGVSAAVYGAVALVWAGAVAWSLRAHRIERRESRAAASATEHFAAAEAGD